The following coding sequences lie in one Nycticebus coucang isolate mNycCou1 chromosome 20, mNycCou1.pri, whole genome shotgun sequence genomic window:
- the LOC128572985 gene encoding olfactory receptor 2T27-like — protein sequence MEWGNYSIYADFILLGLFSSTRFPGLLFALILLIFVISIASNTVMIILIHIDSRLHTPMYFLLSQLSLMDILYISTIVPKMLIDQVMRQRVISFAGCTAQHFLYLTLAGAESFFLGLMSYDRYVAICNPLRYPVLMNRKVCLLIVAAAWLGGSLDGFLLTPITMQFPFCASREINHFFCEAPALLKLSCMDTSTYETAMYICCILMLLIPFSVISASYTRILITVYRMSEAEGRRKAVATCSSHMMVVSLYYGASMYTYVLPRSYHTPDQDKAVSAFYTILTPMLNPLIYSLRNKDVIGALRKSLRRCLSLGKVTTF from the coding sequence ATGGAGTGGGGCAATTATTCCATATATGCAGACTTCATCCTCTTGGGTTTGTTCAGCAGCACCCGTTTCCCCGGGCTTCTCTTTGCCCTCATTCTCCTGATCTTTGTGATCTCCATAGCCAGCAACACAGTCATGATCATTCTCATTCACATAGACAGTCGcctccacacccccatgtacttccTGCTCAGCCAGCTTTCCCTCATGGACATCCTCTACATTTCCACCATTGTGCCTAAGATGCTGATCGACCAGGTGATGAGACAGAGGGTCATTTCCTTTGCAGGATGTACTGCTCAACACTTCCTCTACCTGACTTTGGCGGGAGCTGAGTCCTTCTTCCTAGGACTCATGTCCTACGACCGCTATGTAGCCATCTGCAACCCTCTGCGTTACCCTGTCCTTATGAACCGCAAGGTGTGCTTGTTGATTGTGGCAGCAGCCTGGCTGGGAGGATCTCTAGATGGATTCTTGCTCACCCCAATCACCATGCAGTTCCCCTTCTGTGCCTCTCGGGAAATCAACCACTTCTTCTGTGAGGCCCCTGCCCTTCTGAAGCTCTCCTGTATGGACACATCTACCTATGAGACAGCCATGTATATCTGCTGTATCCTGATGCTCCTCATCCCTTTCTCTGTTATCTCAGCATCCTATACTAGAATTCTCATTACTGTTTATAGGATGAGTGAGGCAGAGGGAAGGCGAAAGGCTGTGGCCACCTGCTCCTCACACATGATGGTTGTCAGCCTGTACTATGGGGCCTCCATGTACACATATGTGCTGCCTCGCTCTTACCACACCCCCGACCAGGACAAGGCTGTGTCCGCCTTCTACACCATCCTCACACCAATGCTCAACCCACTTATCTACAGCCTCAGGAACAAGGATGTCATAGGGGCCCTACGCAAGTCTCTGAGGAGGTGTTTGTCCTTAGGAAAGGTAACCACTTTCTAA